A region of Vespula vulgaris chromosome 1, iyVesVulg1.1, whole genome shotgun sequence DNA encodes the following proteins:
- the LOC127066133 gene encoding liprin-alpha-1 isoform X13, with protein sequence MWSAMCDVMPTIAEDSISQRSSQFSGEDANFEQLMVSMLDERDKLMDSLRECQERVQEAETRVRELEKERDSLNRQIYANIPQELSQLTKELAAARENILQREEEISELKAERNNTRLLLEHLECLVSRHERSLRMTVVKRQAAAQSGVSSEVEVLKALKSLFEHHKALDEKVRERLRVALERNTSLEEELAHTKEELQQYKVSGITPKAIDDKPKENGQTDDGQQQNKNETEQAESQQEPQQQLQQQLQQQQQQHAIQKLGTEKPTEIASRLSNGSLDPSDQDSAVRVIDLQATLDKQSTELSTWQRRVAELSGRVAELEETLCKSQKDLIKTQENNVKLQRDLRENAAQKEDQEERIATLEKRYLNAQRESTSLHDLNEKLEQELQHKKAQLKLQEEKIAAIQEKLELAEQKLTQYAKLPEMEEQLKQRMEALTQVRRPNQQAQERHGSAEDRIQRLEAQLEEKNAEVMRVNQRLKMNEEHNTRLSATVDKLLSESNDRLQTHLTERMEAIEEKNAITQELEKTRKIAEDLQNEKADIVKELGKARLEIDNVKRQMLQQEIAFNIQQTDALTRSLSPNAVDPGSFSRSASHSSFDTHSLPRRGGKRAAIEEDASKNYVVRTLAEQEWEKLQQAHVLANVQQAFDVSSDAEGDGDNESIFSCSAEVISPAGHTDAQTLALMLQEQLDAINNEIRLIQEEKQNTEARAEELESRVGSFEHMNLLARGRSLERASPPLSGRSTPKSHHSPNRDYLHKYHTAPASMSPAHLHQYAASLASPGQLSESLPASQLQLSGEELHSVSERDSVGGVGSASSDAASPLTARSLRLERVVQALAHSQEELRSQDSLHKNNLSSVGLPIGQLSSSHLHMQTTMSPATAAAVAAAQKKKGIKSSLGRFFSKKEKIKGKDTTMPGDVPGMGGASTPADPDYGDSVSVAGTLGSKSDFDRRKKKSPSMFGSMLDSSRHELLAEAMKAGTPFALWNGPTVVAWLELWVGMPTWYVAACRANVKSGAIMSALSDTEIQREIGISNSLHRLKLRLAIQEMVSLTSPSAPKTSRTTLAFGDMNHEWIGNVWLPSLGLPQYRSTFMECLVDARMLDHLTKKDLRGQLRMIDSFHRTSLQYGISCLKRLNYDRQQLEERRRMAEGANVDVLVWSNDRVIRWVQSIGLKEYGNHLLESGVHGALIALDESFDANSFALALQIPTQNTQARQLLEMEFANLLTVGTERRPDVSNMKS encoded by the exons GAACTATCACAATTGACAAAGGAATTAGCAGCAGCGCGTGAAAACATTTtacagagagaagaagaaatatcagaATTGAAAGCAGAACGGAACAACACACGT CTTCTACTGGAACATCTTGAATGTTTGGTTTCTCGACACGAACGATCGCTGAGGATGACGGTCGTAAAACGTCAAGCCGCGGCACAATCGGGCGTGTCGTCGGAAGTTGAAGTACTAAAAGCTTTAAAGAGTTTGTTCGAACATCATAAAGCTTTGGACGAGAAG gtacGCGAACGATTGCGCGTAGCTCTCGAAAGGAATACGAGCCTTGAGGAGGAATTGGCCCATACCAAAGAAGAG CTCCAACAGTATAAAGTAAGTGGAATTACGCCTAAAGCCATAGACGACAAACCTAAAGAAAATGGTCAAACGGATGATGGTCAACAACAAAACAAG AATGAGACTGAGCAGGCTGAAAGTCAGCAGGAGCCACAACAGCAGCTTCAACAGCAActacagcagcagcagcagcaacacgCAATACAAAAGCTAGGTACAGAGAAGCCAACAGAGATAGCAAGCAGATTGAGCAATGGCAGTCTTGATCCATCCGACCAGGATTCGGCAGTACGAGTAATAGACTTGCAAGCCACTCTTGATAAGCAG AGTACTGAGTTAAGTACGTGGCAACGGCGTGTAGCAGAATTAAGCGGACGAGTTGCAGAATTAGAAGAAACACTCTGTAAAAGCCAAAAGGATCTTATAAAAACTCAGGAAAATAATGTTAAGTTGCAAAGAGATCTGCGTGAAAATGCTGCACAGAAAGAGGACCAAGAAGAAAGGATTGCAACTCTTGAGAAACGTTATCTTAATGCTCAACGGGAATCAACTAGCTTACATGATCTCAATGAGAAATTAGAACAGGAGCTTCAACATAAAAAAGCTCAATTAAAG cttcaagaagaaaagatagcaGCTATACAAGAAAAATTGGAACTTGCAGAACAAAAATTAACCCAATATGCTAAGTTACCTGAAATGGAAGAACAATTGAAGCAGAGGATGGAGGCTCTGACCCAGGTGAGGAGGCCCAACCAG cAGGCCCAGGAGAGGCATGGTAGTGCAGAAGATAGAATACAAAGGTTAGAAGCACAATTAGAAGAGAAGAATGCAGAAGTAATGCGTGTTAATCAACGACTTAAGATGAATGAAGAACATAATACTCGATTAAGTGCAACAGTTGATAAACTTTTATCTG aatctAATGACAGGCTACAGACACATTTAACAGAAAGAATGGAAgcaatagaagaaaagaatgcgATAACGCAGGAACTTGAAAAGACGAGGAAAATAGCTGAAGATTTACAAAATGAAAAGGCAGATATTGTTAAAGAGCTAGGAAAAGCACGTCTCGAAATTGATAATGTAAAGAGACAAATGCTGCAGCAAGAAATTGCTTTTAATATTCAACAAACGGATGCATTGACTAGAAGTCTTTCTCCTAATGCTGTGGATCCTGGCTCATTTTCGAGAAGTGCAAGTCATAGTAGTTTTGACACACACTCATTGCCTAGAAGAGGAGGCAAAAGAGCTGCAATAGAAGAGGATGCTTCAAAG aattATGTAGTACGTACTCTTGCAGAACAAGAATGGGAAAAACTTCAACAAGCTCATGTTCTAGCAAATGTACAGCAAGCATTTGATGTCTCCAGTGACGCTGAAGGTGACGGTGATAATGAAAGTATCTTTAGTTGTTCGGCAGAGGTAATTAGTCCAGCGGGACACACCGATGCTCAAACACTTGCGCTGATGTTACAAGAACAATTAGATGCTATCAATAATGAGATTAGATTAATTCAG gaagaaaaacagaacACCGAAGCACGAGCAGAAGAATTAGAATCTCGAGTAGGTAGCTTTGAACATATGAATTTATTAGCAAGAGGACGCAGTCTCGAGCGAGCGTCACCTCCATTAAGTGGTCGTTCTACACCAAAATCACATCATAGCCCTAACAGAGATTATTTACACAAATATCACACA GCACCAGCATCAATGTCTCCTGCTCATTTACATCAGTATGCTGCATCCCTTGCTAGTCCTGGACAACTTTCAGAATCACTTCCTGCAAGCCAG TTGCAGTTGTCTGGAGAAGAACTGCACTCAGTGAGCGAAAGAGATAGCGTCGGTGGTGTTGGAAGTGCTAGCAGCGATGCCGCTTCCCCATTGACAGCCAGATCACTTAGATTAGAGCGTGTTGTGCAAGCACTTGCTCATAGCCAGGAAGAGCTAAGAAG CCAGGACAGTTTACACAAGAACAATCTATCCAGTGTTGGACTACCTATTGGACAATTATCGAGTTCGCATCTGCACATGCAAACAACCATGAGTCCAGCAACAGCAGCTGCAGTAGCAGCAGCtcagaagaaaaaaggcaTAAAGAGCAGTCTTGGCAGGTTCTtcagtaaaaaagaaaag aTAAAGGGAAAAGATACAACGATGCCTGGAGATGTACCTGGTATGGGAGGTGCGAGTACACCTGCAGATCCTGATTATGGAGATAGCGTCTCTGTGGCAGGAACATTAGGGAGCAAGAGTGAttttgatcgaagaaaaaagaaaag TCCCAGTATGTTTGGTAGTATGCTGGATTCTTCACGACATGAGCTATTGGCCGAAGCAATGAAAGCTGGGACACCTTTTGCTCTTTGGAACGGACCAACCGTCGTTGCTTGGCTGGAGCTTTGGGTTGGCATGCCTACCTGGTACGTTGCGGCATGTCGAGCTAATGTCAAAAGTGGTGCTATAATGAGTGCACTGAGTGACACCGAAATACAACGTGAGATCGGTATCAG TAACTCTTTGCACCGACTGAAATTGAGACTAGCTATCCAAGAAATGGTGTCACTTACAAGTCCATCCGCACCTAAAACTTCTCGCACAACATTAGCTTTTGGAGATATGAATCACGAATGGATAGGAAATGTATGGTTGCCGAGTCTTGGATTACCCCAATATCGATCCACTTTCATGGAGTGCCTTGTCGACGCTAGAATGTTGGATCATCTCACTAAAAAAGATCTGCGTGGTCAACTTAGGATGATTGATAGTTTTCATAG GACAAGTTTACAGTATGGGATTTCGTGTTTGAAGAGATTAAATTATGACAGACAACagttagaagaaagaagaagaatggcAGAAGGAGCTAATGTAGATGTTCTTGTGTGGAGTAACGATCGAGTCATACGATGGGTACAGTCGATCGGTCTAAAG GAATATGGAAACCATCTCTTAGAATCTGGAGTACATGGTGCCCTAATTGCTTTGGATGAAAGTTTTGATGCAAATAGTTTTGCTCTCGCTTTGCAAATTCCTACACAAAATACACAG gCAAGGCAACTTTTAGAAATGGAATTTGCAAATTTATTAACGGTAGGAACAGAGAGGCGACCGGACGTTTCTAATATGAAATCCTGA
- the LOC127066133 gene encoding liprin-alpha-1 isoform X16, translating to MVKRMMVNNKTSVVIGQNETEQAESQQEPQQQLQQQLQQQQQQHAIQKLGTEKPTEIASRLSNGSLDPSDQDSAVRVIDLQATLDKQSTELSTWQRRVAELSGRVAELEETLCKSQKDLIKTQENNVKLQRDLRENAAQKEDQEERIATLEKRYLNAQRESTSLHDLNEKLEQELQHKKAQLKLQEEKIAAIQEKLELAEQKLTQYAKLPEMEEQLKQRMEALTQVRRPNQQAQERHGSAEDRIQRLEAQLEEKNAEVMRVNQRLKMNEEHNTRLSATVDKLLSESNDRLQTHLTERMEAIEEKNAITQELEKTRKIAEDLQNEKADIVKELGKARLEIDNVKRQMLQQEIAFNIQQTDALTRSLSPNAVDPGSFSRSASHSSFDTHSLPRRGGKRAAIEEDASKNYVVRTLAEQEWEKLQQAHVLANVQQAFDVSSDAEGDGDNESIFSCSAEVISPAGHTDAQTLALMLQEQLDAINNEIRLIQEEKQNTEARAEELESRVGSFEHMNLLARGRSLERASPPLSGRSTPKSHHSPNRDYLHKYHTAPASMSPAHLHQYAASLASPGQLSESLPASQLQLSGEELHSVSERDSVGGVGSASSDAASPLTARSLRLERVVQALAHSQEELRRRTGQTGFPSSGFSPHSRHGQHSNGALNSGTPPSPLSSRHSSQDSLHKNNLSSVGLPIGQLSSSHLHMQTTMSPATAAAVAAAQKKKGIKSSLGRFFSKKEKIKGKDTTMPGDVPGMGGASTPADPDYGDSVSVAGTLGSKSDFDRRKKKSPSMFGSMLDSSRHELLAEAMKAGTPFALWNGPTVVAWLELWVGMPTWYVAACRANVKSGAIMSALSDTEIQREIGISNSLHRLKLRLAIQEMVSLTSPSAPKTSRTTLAFGDMNHEWIGNVWLPSLGLPQYRSTFMECLVDARMLDHLTKKDLRGQLRMIDSFHRTSLQYGISCLKRLNYDRQQLEERRRMAEGANVDVLVWSNDRVIRWVQSIGLKEYGNHLLESGVHGALIALDESFDANSFALALQIPTQNTQARQLLEMEFANLLTVGTERRPDVSNMKS from the exons ATGGTCAAACGGATGATGGTCAACAACAAAACAAG TGTTGTGATCGGGCAGAATGAGACTGAGCAGGCTGAAAGTCAGCAGGAGCCACAACAGCAGCTTCAACAGCAActacagcagcagcagcagcaacacgCAATACAAAAGCTAGGTACAGAGAAGCCAACAGAGATAGCAAGCAGATTGAGCAATGGCAGTCTTGATCCATCCGACCAGGATTCGGCAGTACGAGTAATAGACTTGCAAGCCACTCTTGATAAGCAG AGTACTGAGTTAAGTACGTGGCAACGGCGTGTAGCAGAATTAAGCGGACGAGTTGCAGAATTAGAAGAAACACTCTGTAAAAGCCAAAAGGATCTTATAAAAACTCAGGAAAATAATGTTAAGTTGCAAAGAGATCTGCGTGAAAATGCTGCACAGAAAGAGGACCAAGAAGAAAGGATTGCAACTCTTGAGAAACGTTATCTTAATGCTCAACGGGAATCAACTAGCTTACATGATCTCAATGAGAAATTAGAACAGGAGCTTCAACATAAAAAAGCTCAATTAAAG cttcaagaagaaaagatagcaGCTATACAAGAAAAATTGGAACTTGCAGAACAAAAATTAACCCAATATGCTAAGTTACCTGAAATGGAAGAACAATTGAAGCAGAGGATGGAGGCTCTGACCCAGGTGAGGAGGCCCAACCAG cAGGCCCAGGAGAGGCATGGTAGTGCAGAAGATAGAATACAAAGGTTAGAAGCACAATTAGAAGAGAAGAATGCAGAAGTAATGCGTGTTAATCAACGACTTAAGATGAATGAAGAACATAATACTCGATTAAGTGCAACAGTTGATAAACTTTTATCTG aatctAATGACAGGCTACAGACACATTTAACAGAAAGAATGGAAgcaatagaagaaaagaatgcgATAACGCAGGAACTTGAAAAGACGAGGAAAATAGCTGAAGATTTACAAAATGAAAAGGCAGATATTGTTAAAGAGCTAGGAAAAGCACGTCTCGAAATTGATAATGTAAAGAGACAAATGCTGCAGCAAGAAATTGCTTTTAATATTCAACAAACGGATGCATTGACTAGAAGTCTTTCTCCTAATGCTGTGGATCCTGGCTCATTTTCGAGAAGTGCAAGTCATAGTAGTTTTGACACACACTCATTGCCTAGAAGAGGAGGCAAAAGAGCTGCAATAGAAGAGGATGCTTCAAAG aattATGTAGTACGTACTCTTGCAGAACAAGAATGGGAAAAACTTCAACAAGCTCATGTTCTAGCAAATGTACAGCAAGCATTTGATGTCTCCAGTGACGCTGAAGGTGACGGTGATAATGAAAGTATCTTTAGTTGTTCGGCAGAGGTAATTAGTCCAGCGGGACACACCGATGCTCAAACACTTGCGCTGATGTTACAAGAACAATTAGATGCTATCAATAATGAGATTAGATTAATTCAG gaagaaaaacagaacACCGAAGCACGAGCAGAAGAATTAGAATCTCGAGTAGGTAGCTTTGAACATATGAATTTATTAGCAAGAGGACGCAGTCTCGAGCGAGCGTCACCTCCATTAAGTGGTCGTTCTACACCAAAATCACATCATAGCCCTAACAGAGATTATTTACACAAATATCACACA GCACCAGCATCAATGTCTCCTGCTCATTTACATCAGTATGCTGCATCCCTTGCTAGTCCTGGACAACTTTCAGAATCACTTCCTGCAAGCCAG TTGCAGTTGTCTGGAGAAGAACTGCACTCAGTGAGCGAAAGAGATAGCGTCGGTGGTGTTGGAAGTGCTAGCAGCGATGCCGCTTCCCCATTGACAGCCAGATCACTTAGATTAGAGCGTGTTGTGCAAGCACTTGCTCATAGCCAGGAAGAGCTAAGAAG ACGTACTGGACAAACAGGATTTCCCAGCAGTGGCTTTTCCCCACACAG CAGGCATGGACAACATAGCAACGGCGCACTCAATTCTGGGACTCCTCCTTCCCCATTGTCCTCACGCCACAGTAGCCAGGACAGTTTACACAAGAACAATCTATCCAGTGTTGGACTACCTATTGGACAATTATCGAGTTCGCATCTGCACATGCAAACAACCATGAGTCCAGCAACAGCAGCTGCAGTAGCAGCAGCtcagaagaaaaaaggcaTAAAGAGCAGTCTTGGCAGGTTCTtcagtaaaaaagaaaag aTAAAGGGAAAAGATACAACGATGCCTGGAGATGTACCTGGTATGGGAGGTGCGAGTACACCTGCAGATCCTGATTATGGAGATAGCGTCTCTGTGGCAGGAACATTAGGGAGCAAGAGTGAttttgatcgaagaaaaaagaaaag TCCCAGTATGTTTGGTAGTATGCTGGATTCTTCACGACATGAGCTATTGGCCGAAGCAATGAAAGCTGGGACACCTTTTGCTCTTTGGAACGGACCAACCGTCGTTGCTTGGCTGGAGCTTTGGGTTGGCATGCCTACCTGGTACGTTGCGGCATGTCGAGCTAATGTCAAAAGTGGTGCTATAATGAGTGCACTGAGTGACACCGAAATACAACGTGAGATCGGTATCAG TAACTCTTTGCACCGACTGAAATTGAGACTAGCTATCCAAGAAATGGTGTCACTTACAAGTCCATCCGCACCTAAAACTTCTCGCACAACATTAGCTTTTGGAGATATGAATCACGAATGGATAGGAAATGTATGGTTGCCGAGTCTTGGATTACCCCAATATCGATCCACTTTCATGGAGTGCCTTGTCGACGCTAGAATGTTGGATCATCTCACTAAAAAAGATCTGCGTGGTCAACTTAGGATGATTGATAGTTTTCATAG GACAAGTTTACAGTATGGGATTTCGTGTTTGAAGAGATTAAATTATGACAGACAACagttagaagaaagaagaagaatggcAGAAGGAGCTAATGTAGATGTTCTTGTGTGGAGTAACGATCGAGTCATACGATGGGTACAGTCGATCGGTCTAAAG GAATATGGAAACCATCTCTTAGAATCTGGAGTACATGGTGCCCTAATTGCTTTGGATGAAAGTTTTGATGCAAATAGTTTTGCTCTCGCTTTGCAAATTCCTACACAAAATACACAG gCAAGGCAACTTTTAGAAATGGAATTTGCAAATTTATTAACGGTAGGAACAGAGAGGCGACCGGACGTTTCTAATATGAAATCCTGA